A part of Fusarium graminearum PH-1 chromosome 3, whole genome shotgun sequence genomic DNA contains:
- a CDS encoding peroxiredoxin HYR1: protein MASATSFYDFKPLDKRGQEVPLADYKGKVVLIVNTASKCGFTPQYAGLEKLWTDLKGKYPDDFVILGFPCNQFGGQEPGTDDDIQEFCQLNYGVTFPIMQKTEVNGDGTNPLWVWLKDQQSGLLGLKRIKWNFEKFLVGRDGKVKGRWASTTKPESLEKPILEALAEKPAA from the exons ATGGCCTCTGCTACTAGCTTTTACGACTTTAAGCCGCTTGACA AGCGCGGCCAGGAGGTTCCCCTCGCCGActacaagggcaaggtcgTCCTCATTGTCAACACTGCCTCCAAGTGCGGCTTCACCCCTCAGTACGccggtcttgagaagctctggACCGACCTCAAGGGCAAGTACCCCGATGACTTTGTCATCCTCGGCTTCCCCTGCAATCAGTTCGGCGGCCAGGAGCCCGGCACCGACGATGACATTCAGGAGTTCTGCCAGCTCAACTACGGCGTGACCTTCCCCATCATGCAAAAGACCGAGGTCAACGGTGACGGCACCAACCCTCTCTGGGTCTGGCTCAAGGACCAGCAGTCcggtcttctcggcctcaagcGCATCAAGTGGAACTTTGAGAAGTTCCTCGTCGGCCGTGATGGAAAGGTCAAGGGTCGATGggccagcaccaccaagcctgagagtcttgagaagccCATTCTCGAGGCCCTTGCTGAGAAGCCTGCGGCTTAA